A genome region from Corynebacterium uberis includes the following:
- the xerD gene encoding site-specific tyrosine recombinase XerD: MELEEAAGLWLDHLTVERGLRPNTLSNYRRDVDRYVTWMRAAGRTRMEDISAGDVSAYVADLRRGGLAASSAGRALVVARGLHRFAVMEGWVGVDVAAEVSPPQTGSHLPDTLSIDDVSRLLEAAPDGESATAIDLRDRALLEVLYATGARVSEALSLTVDDLSDCDGVLLITGKGGKQRLVPIGQPALRACQAYLVRGRPSLATGRSHALFLNQRGGALSRQSAWAIMKTRAHLAGLEQADAISPHTLRHSFATHLLEGGADVRVVQELLGHASVTTTQIYTHITAEGLRQVWRHAHPRA; encoded by the coding sequence GTGGAACTGGAGGAGGCCGCGGGTCTGTGGCTTGATCACCTCACCGTGGAACGCGGCTTGCGCCCCAACACCCTGAGCAATTACCGCCGGGATGTGGATCGCTACGTGACATGGATGCGGGCTGCGGGGCGAACGCGCATGGAGGATATTTCTGCCGGCGATGTCTCCGCCTATGTGGCGGACCTGCGCCGCGGCGGCCTGGCGGCCTCGTCGGCCGGTCGGGCGTTGGTGGTGGCGCGGGGCCTGCATCGCTTTGCCGTCATGGAAGGCTGGGTGGGAGTCGATGTGGCGGCGGAGGTCTCGCCGCCGCAGACCGGAAGCCACCTGCCCGATACGCTGAGCATTGATGACGTCTCCCGGCTGCTGGAGGCCGCCCCGGATGGGGAGTCGGCTACCGCCATCGACCTGCGTGATCGCGCCCTCCTGGAAGTCCTCTACGCCACCGGCGCCCGGGTCTCGGAGGCCTTAAGCCTCACGGTCGATGACCTAAGCGACTGCGACGGGGTCCTGCTGATTACCGGCAAGGGGGGAAAGCAGCGCCTGGTGCCCATCGGCCAGCCCGCACTGCGCGCCTGCCAGGCCTATCTGGTGCGCGGGCGCCCGAGCCTGGCGACTGGGCGCAGTCACGCCCTTTTTCTTAATCAGCGTGGTGGCGCCCTGTCGCGGCAAAGTGCCTGGGCGATTATGAAAACGCGCGCCCACCTCGCCGGCCTCGAACAGGCAGACGCGATCTCTCCGCACACGTTGCGGCATAGTTTTGCCACCCATTTGCTGGAGGGCGGCGCGGATGTGCGGGTGGTCCAGGAGCTTTTAGGCCACGCATCGGTGACCACCACGCAGATCTATACGCACATCACGGCCGAAGGTTTAAGGCAGGTGTGGCGTCACGCTCATCCGCGCGCCTGA
- a CDS encoding ParA family protein has protein sequence MADEGLFETADQKTALTGRSLRDIPLPQPLERHGPATVLAMCNQKGGVGKTTSTINLGACLAEYGRKVLLVDLDPQGALSAGLGIAHNELEVTVYNLLVDNQTSVHSAIHHTAVGGLDIIPANIDLSAAEIQLVNEVGREQTLARALRPVMRDYDFILLDCQPSLGLLTVNCLACAHGVIIPMECEYFSLRGLALLTDTVEKVRDRLNFDLEILGILVTMFDRRTSHAREVMSRVVEVFGDKVFDAVITRTVRFPETSVAGEPITTWAPNSQGAQQYRLLAREVIARAGGLR, from the coding sequence GTGGCAGACGAGGGGCTGTTTGAGACCGCAGACCAAAAGACTGCCCTAACCGGACGCAGCCTGCGCGATATTCCCTTGCCGCAACCGCTTGAGCGGCACGGTCCCGCGACGGTGTTGGCTATGTGTAACCAAAAGGGTGGGGTAGGAAAAACGACCTCCACGATCAACCTGGGGGCCTGCCTGGCTGAGTACGGCCGCAAGGTACTCCTGGTTGATCTTGATCCCCAGGGCGCGTTGTCCGCCGGCCTGGGGATTGCGCACAATGAGCTGGAAGTTACCGTCTACAACCTGTTGGTGGATAACCAGACGTCCGTGCATTCGGCCATCCATCACACCGCGGTCGGCGGGCTGGATATTATTCCCGCCAATATTGACCTGTCCGCGGCGGAGATTCAGTTGGTCAATGAGGTCGGCCGGGAACAAACCCTGGCCCGCGCATTGCGTCCGGTTATGCGCGATTATGACTTCATCCTTCTTGACTGCCAGCCTTCCCTGGGCCTTCTTACGGTCAATTGCCTGGCCTGTGCGCATGGCGTGATCATCCCCATGGAATGCGAGTATTTCTCCCTGCGCGGGCTGGCTTTGCTCACGGACACGGTGGAGAAGGTCCGCGACCGGCTGAACTTTGACTTAGAGATCCTGGGCATCCTGGTAACCATGTTTGACCGCCGGACCAGCCACGCGCGGGAGGTCATGTCGCGGGTGGTTGAGGTATTCGGCGACAAAGTCTTTGATGCCGTGATCACCCGAACAGTGCGTTTCCCGGAAACCTCAGTGGCAGGCGAGCCGATTACCACGTGGGCACCTAATTCGCAGGGGGCGCAGCAGTATCGGCTCCTGGCCCGGGAGGTCATTGCCAGGGCAGGAGGCCTGCGCTGA
- a CDS encoding segregation and condensation protein A, with protein MTRVDHQGVQEEIPGFRVALGNFEGPFDLLLQLISAKKMDVTEVSLSAVTDEFVSYTRSLKENAQLEQITEFLVIAATLLDLKAARLLPRGQVDDELDVELLSTRDLLFARLLQYKAYKQVADLFAHWQRKAQRGYPRTVGPEEQFAQLVAPVRLGHSADSFAQLAAGVFRPRPAPQVGTDHLHQVAVSVPEQAGRLLDALRIAGPDQWLSFATLIADCGVSMEIVGRFLALLELYKAKAVEARQDDPLGPLDVAWTGLEVDPQVVAAANWD; from the coding sequence CTGACACGGGTTGACCACCAGGGCGTCCAGGAGGAAATTCCCGGATTCCGGGTAGCGCTGGGAAACTTCGAGGGGCCCTTTGACCTTCTTTTGCAGCTGATTTCTGCAAAAAAAATGGACGTCACCGAGGTGTCCTTGTCTGCGGTGACAGATGAGTTTGTCTCCTACACCCGCAGCCTCAAGGAAAACGCCCAGCTGGAGCAGATCACGGAGTTTCTGGTCATCGCCGCAACCTTGCTTGATCTCAAGGCCGCGCGCCTGCTGCCGCGGGGGCAGGTGGATGATGAGTTGGACGTGGAGCTGCTGTCTACCCGGGACCTGCTCTTCGCGCGGCTACTTCAATACAAGGCCTACAAGCAGGTCGCTGATCTTTTTGCCCACTGGCAGCGCAAGGCGCAGCGGGGCTATCCGCGCACCGTCGGCCCGGAGGAGCAGTTTGCGCAGCTGGTTGCCCCGGTGCGGCTGGGGCATTCCGCGGATTCCTTTGCGCAGTTAGCTGCGGGGGTTTTCCGCCCGCGTCCGGCGCCGCAGGTGGGAACCGATCACCTCCACCAGGTGGCGGTGTCCGTTCCAGAGCAGGCGGGGCGGCTGTTGGACGCGCTGCGAATTGCTGGCCCGGACCAGTGGTTATCTTTTGCCACGCTCATCGCCGATTGCGGGGTCTCTATGGAGATCGTCGGACGCTTTCTTGCGCTGCTTGAGCTGTATAAGGCCAAGGCGGTGGAGGCCCGGCAGGATGACCCCCTGGGCCCTTTGGACGTGGCGTGGACGGGCCTGGAGGTAGATCCGCAGGTGGTGGCGGCCGCCAACTGGGACTAG